One segment of Flavobacteriales bacterium DNA contains the following:
- a CDS encoding heavy-metal-associated domain-containing protein → MILSGIITAGLMVFAACGQQSTTEAESTANTEASAEVAAATVELSVDGIMCSHGCVNTIEKALGNTAGVQFASVDFDHSSAKIEYNADEISEDEIIEVINGLHDGIYTAKLASWDGSEADGEAKSGCSKSCDPSECTAEKKAACSKTADAKTDCAKACGKGKMKEA, encoded by the coding sequence GTGATTTTATCCGGAATCATCACTGCCGGTTTAATGGTCTTCGCCGCTTGTGGACAGCAATCGACTACGGAGGCTGAAAGCACTGCTAACACCGAAGCTTCAGCCGAGGTAGCGGCAGCAACAGTTGAATTGTCGGTAGATGGTATTATGTGCTCGCACGGTTGCGTGAACACCATTGAAAAAGCTTTAGGTAATACAGCAGGCGTCCAGTTCGCCAGTGTGGATTTCGACCACAGCTCGGCCAAGATCGAGTACAATGCCGATGAGATCTCAGAGGACGAGATCATCGAGGTGATCAACGGATTACACGATGGTATCTACACCGCAAAATTAGCATCATGGGACGGTAGCGAAGCAGATGGCGAAGCGAAGTCCGGATGCAGCAAATCTTGCGACCCATCTGAGTGCACTGCCGAGAAAAAGGCCGCTTGTAGCAAAACTGCAGACGCTAAGACCGACTGCGCCAAAGCGTGCGGTAAAGGTAAAATGAAAGAAGCATGA
- a CDS encoding PD-(D/E)XK nuclease family protein has translation MSTSMNGFLDLLADELLERHGDRLGDVLVVLPSHRAALFLRKRLSERIDRPTLAPEIMAIEPFITRWSGLHTFDKVRLSFELYECYLELHEGDDVPDTIVQFSKWGQILLQDFNEVDRYLIPADELYRSLVDIKRIEMWMRDGDPEPTPLMQKFLDFWDTLGPLYHGFRERLLNMNGAYQGMLYRHLCEDLEAAGKRWPTEWKGPVYVAGFNAINKAEEVLFDWLVKEKGGHLRWDADRFYLDQPKHEAGMFLRRFCKNPRFLEEGELRWTHDHWATTPKKINVWATAKNMAQAHHAGTLLKSRLKSDPQLKNTALVLANEDMLLPVLNALPAEVKHVNLTMGYPIRHGLVIDFLEQLLRHQESIEKSVIAGKGQRLYHRNVIRLLTHPLWNLLYPNDPSARVHRLIVERNLMFFSDANLQKWWGEFGGNWSDRMNHVFAPWSQTSPTETLLQWAQDVRADIQLVDSDRVTWEREFLFQVYKVLVQLRDLNERFGRIDSIASLRTFIRPLLQQQELPFYGEPLQGLQIMGMLETRTLDFECVMIFSVNEEILPMGTSSQSFIPFDLKAHYGLPSTGEKDAIFAYHFYRLLQRASEVHLIHTTQTDDFGSGERSRYITQIEHELAHKYKSVIEYNEGVVSTPLTSTEDPQWIIDKSPALVERLNEMLDRGLSPSALNRYLQAPLEFYFQYVLRLREAEEVEESLESSTFGDVVHHALEQLYLPYVGKVISEEVLNELLKEHEQQVDRSWNQKYRGGNPYYGTNFLGIQAARTYVKRFLEWELQVVQGLNKKREVLTLIDCEHFAESSLRLPNGKEVKIHGYIDRVHRIGDTYYVVDYKSGTVDKNSIKWKGWERVRDNDKTEKTVQLMVYSWLWHRAAGTPPENIKAGIYWLRQPSKPDHLTYDDKNKKALTEEDLLSFEAGLAEVILEMLDERIPFANAPDAPYLIFSKSTE, from the coding sequence TTGAGTACCTCTATGAACGGATTTCTCGACCTTCTTGCCGACGAATTACTCGAGCGCCACGGCGATCGCCTAGGCGATGTGCTCGTGGTGCTGCCGAGCCACCGCGCGGCACTGTTTTTGCGCAAGCGGCTCTCGGAGCGAATCGACCGGCCTACCCTGGCTCCGGAGATCATGGCCATAGAGCCGTTTATTACCCGTTGGAGCGGACTCCACACCTTCGACAAGGTGCGCCTCTCGTTCGAGCTGTACGAATGCTACCTCGAGCTGCACGAGGGCGACGACGTGCCCGACACCATCGTTCAGTTCTCCAAATGGGGTCAGATCCTACTGCAAGATTTCAACGAAGTCGACCGATATTTGATTCCGGCCGACGAACTATACCGCTCGCTGGTCGATATCAAGCGCATCGAGATGTGGATGCGCGACGGGGATCCGGAGCCAACACCGCTCATGCAGAAGTTCCTCGATTTCTGGGACACCCTAGGGCCCTTGTACCACGGTTTTCGTGAGCGCCTACTCAACATGAACGGCGCCTACCAAGGAATGCTGTACCGCCACCTGTGCGAGGATCTCGAGGCGGCCGGTAAACGCTGGCCTACCGAATGGAAGGGGCCAGTTTACGTGGCCGGATTCAATGCCATAAACAAGGCCGAAGAAGTGCTTTTCGATTGGCTCGTGAAAGAAAAGGGGGGCCACCTGCGGTGGGATGCAGACCGCTTTTACCTCGATCAACCCAAGCACGAGGCGGGGATGTTCCTGCGTCGATTCTGCAAGAATCCGCGTTTTTTAGAAGAAGGTGAACTCCGATGGACCCACGACCATTGGGCCACCACTCCCAAAAAGATCAACGTATGGGCCACCGCCAAGAATATGGCCCAGGCGCACCACGCGGGAACCCTCTTGAAGAGCCGTTTAAAAAGCGACCCCCAACTCAAGAATACCGCGTTGGTGTTGGCCAATGAAGACATGTTGCTACCTGTACTCAATGCGCTTCCGGCCGAAGTAAAGCACGTGAACTTGACCATGGGTTATCCCATTCGGCACGGTCTCGTGATCGATTTCTTGGAGCAACTTTTACGGCATCAGGAGTCCATCGAAAAAAGTGTCATTGCCGGTAAAGGACAACGCCTGTACCACAGAAACGTAATACGGCTGCTCACTCATCCGCTGTGGAACCTCCTCTACCCCAACGACCCCAGTGCGCGGGTACACCGATTGATCGTTGAGCGAAATCTAATGTTCTTCAGCGATGCGAACCTGCAGAAATGGTGGGGCGAATTCGGTGGGAATTGGAGCGACCGCATGAACCATGTCTTTGCCCCGTGGAGTCAAACATCGCCCACCGAAACACTGCTTCAATGGGCACAAGACGTTCGGGCGGATATACAATTGGTCGATAGCGACCGGGTGACCTGGGAACGCGAGTTCCTCTTCCAAGTGTACAAGGTATTGGTTCAACTGCGCGACCTGAACGAGCGGTTCGGGCGTATCGACAGCATTGCCTCGCTAAGGACCTTTATACGCCCGTTGCTTCAACAGCAGGAGCTGCCGTTTTACGGAGAGCCGCTACAGGGTCTTCAGATCATGGGCATGCTCGAAACTCGTACGCTAGATTTCGAGTGCGTGATGATTTTCTCCGTAAACGAAGAAATCCTGCCCATGGGGACGTCGAGCCAAAGCTTTATACCCTTCGACCTCAAAGCTCATTACGGATTGCCGAGCACAGGAGAAAAGGATGCCATATTCGCCTACCATTTTTACCGATTACTCCAGCGCGCTTCCGAAGTGCACCTCATCCACACTACTCAAACCGACGATTTCGGAAGTGGCGAACGCAGCCGATACATTACTCAGATAGAGCACGAGCTCGCGCACAAATACAAGTCGGTCATAGAATACAACGAAGGGGTGGTATCGACTCCGTTGACCTCTACCGAAGACCCACAGTGGATAATCGACAAATCGCCGGCACTGGTTGAGCGATTGAACGAAATGCTCGATCGAGGACTTAGTCCCAGTGCTTTGAACCGCTACTTGCAAGCACCTCTCGAGTTCTACTTTCAGTACGTATTACGGCTTCGTGAAGCAGAGGAAGTGGAAGAGTCCTTGGAGAGCAGCACCTTCGGAGATGTGGTGCACCACGCCTTGGAACAGCTGTACCTACCCTATGTAGGCAAGGTCATCAGCGAGGAGGTATTGAATGAACTACTGAAAGAGCACGAGCAGCAGGTCGATCGTTCGTGGAACCAAAAATACCGTGGTGGCAATCCGTATTACGGCACTAATTTCCTGGGTATACAAGCCGCCCGCACCTATGTCAAGCGATTCCTCGAATGGGAATTGCAGGTAGTACAGGGTTTGAACAAGAAAAGAGAAGTTTTGACCTTGATCGACTGTGAGCATTTTGCCGAATCGAGCCTGCGCTTACCGAATGGAAAGGAAGTGAAGATCCACGGATACATTGATCGGGTGCATCGCATTGGCGACACCTATTATGTAGTCGACTACAAATCGGGAACGGTAGACAAGAACAGCATAAAGTGGAAGGGCTGGGAGCGCGTACGCGATAACGACAAAACGGAGAAAACGGTTCAGCTTATGGTGTACAGCTGGTTGTGGCATCGTGCCGCAGGCACCCCCCCGGAAAATATTAAAGCGGGCATTTATTGGTTGCGACAGCCCTCGAAGCCCGATCATTTGACCTACGACGATAAAAATAAAAAGGCCCTCACAGAGGAGGACCTTCTTTCGTTCGAAGCGGGGTTGGCAGAAGTGATCTTGGAAATGCTCGATGAGCGGATTCCTTTCGCGAACGCGCCTGACGCCCCTTATCTTATATTCTCGAAGTCGACCGAGTGA
- a CDS encoding cation transporter has product MELNIDIEGMSCMHCARTVKTALEGVPGVVRADVSWERGKAVVEADAIEMDRLVEAVNETEAYKIVR; this is encoded by the coding sequence ATGGAGTTGAATATCGACATCGAAGGAATGAGCTGCATGCACTGTGCTCGAACGGTGAAAACGGCGCTGGAAGGAGTGCCGGGGGTGGTGCGAGCCGATGTGAGCTGGGAGCGCGGAAAAGCGGTCGTGGAAGCAGATGCTATTGAAATGGACCGCCTAGTGGAAGCCGTGAATGAAACGGAGGCCTACAAGATCGTTAGATAA